A window of the Mesotoga prima MesG1.Ag.4.2 genome harbors these coding sequences:
- a CDS encoding sugar phosphate isomerase/epimerase family protein produces MKPQNFVVINREIERRFVEEKKKNPDRFERKLSLSWSIWMFGTEPIEDSLRRLQNNGLEYVEIKGDTSISRERMKHALVSFGLRVSGACGMFSPERDLSSLNPDYQKNAIDYIREVSRYVSGIGGTYMIVVPGAVGRPKAVDNFEMERSAAALKKCAIIFEETGVKPAIEPIRSAEVSIVHTIDEALEYLRFVNEPSIGFVNGDIYHMLNGERHVGEAILKCGEKLLNLHIADSNRDAPGKGQIDIDTAIMAAYLVGMNREGRFITFEPLGPYPDPYVLSTGPCDVDLMDRLVRESVDYFREREEVVRSL; encoded by the coding sequence ATGAAGCCGCAAAACTTCGTTGTGATTAATCGAGAAATCGAAAGACGCTTTGTTGAAGAAAAGAAGAAGAACCCCGATAGGTTCGAACGCAAGCTCTCACTCTCTTGGAGCATCTGGATGTTCGGCACCGAGCCGATTGAAGACTCTCTCAGGAGACTACAGAATAATGGTTTGGAGTATGTAGAGATAAAGGGTGATACATCAATTTCTCGAGAGAGAATGAAACATGCCCTTGTGAGCTTCGGACTAAGAGTCTCTGGTGCATGCGGGATGTTTTCCCCTGAAAGGGATCTTTCAAGTCTAAATCCCGATTACCAGAAGAACGCCATCGATTATATCCGAGAAGTCTCTCGCTACGTTTCAGGTATTGGAGGGACCTACATGATAGTTGTTCCTGGAGCTGTTGGTAGGCCCAAAGCAGTTGACAATTTTGAAATGGAGAGAAGCGCGGCGGCTTTGAAGAAGTGTGCGATCATCTTCGAGGAGACTGGCGTAAAACCTGCGATCGAGCCAATAAGGTCGGCCGAAGTCAGTATAGTGCACACCATTGATGAGGCACTTGAATATCTTCGATTTGTAAACGAGCCTTCCATTGGCTTTGTCAATGGGGATATCTACCACATGTTAAATGGCGAGCGGCACGTTGGCGAAGCCATTTTGAAGTGCGGAGAAAAACTTCTGAACCTCCACATCGCGGACAGTAACAGGGATGCCCCGGGAAAGGGGCAAATCGATATTGACACGGCCATAATGGCTGCCTATCTTGTGGGAATGAACCGAGAGGGTAGATTCATAACATTTGAGCCTCTTGGTCCTTATCCCGACCCCTACGTTCTCTCAACTGGGCCATGCGATGTCGATCTTATGGACAGGTTGGTTAGGGAATCTGTAGACTATTTCAGGGAACGTGAAGAAGTAGTACGTTCTCTTTGA
- a CDS encoding sugar phosphate isomerase/epimerase family protein, whose product MKIGFHTDAFNSAVFSFEKALQWAQKNDVHYIEPGIIDGVSWIHGLGYFPHISLSEDPLKTKLKLQEYGVRFSQIDSAFPLSGNEGFYNGVPYVLKSIPWAKLAGCENIATTDGLKKPLGFSEDEALELMKRAYRIIVETAELYEININIEVHGYFTTNPDLLDKMLNFVQSDRLGLNLDTGNSFIAGQDPVAFCGRFIDKIKHVHIKDVSKDLADAMRGKDTGIGISHSAIGDGVNADNIKTIIAMLRDYGYNGTLSMECEGMGGPLIERSLQWLRKTLEELGIEEEK is encoded by the coding sequence ATGAAGATCGGATTTCATACAGACGCATTCAATTCTGCCGTGTTTAGTTTCGAGAAGGCACTTCAGTGGGCTCAGAAGAACGACGTTCACTATATTGAGCCGGGGATAATAGACGGTGTATCGTGGATTCACGGTCTCGGATACTTTCCACATATTTCTCTTTCAGAAGATCCTCTTAAGACAAAGCTGAAACTCCAAGAGTACGGTGTCCGCTTCTCGCAGATAGATTCCGCATTTCCTCTCTCTGGAAATGAGGGCTTCTACAACGGTGTTCCGTATGTTCTAAAATCGATCCCTTGGGCTAAACTGGCTGGCTGCGAAAACATTGCAACTACTGACGGGCTGAAGAAGCCGCTGGGATTCAGTGAAGATGAGGCCCTAGAGCTAATGAAGAGGGCCTACCGCATAATAGTTGAGACAGCGGAATTGTATGAAATAAACATCAACATCGAAGTACACGGCTACTTCACTACGAATCCGGATCTCCTCGATAAAATGCTTAACTTTGTTCAAAGCGATAGGCTCGGTTTGAACCTCGATACAGGGAACAGTTTCATTGCTGGTCAAGATCCGGTAGCCTTTTGCGGTAGATTCATAGACAAGATCAAACATGTACATATTAAGGATGTCTCGAAAGACCTCGCAGATGCCATGAGAGGAAAGGATACTGGAATCGGAATTAGTCACTCTGCAATCGGCGATGGAGTCAACGCCGATAACATTAAAACTATCATCGCCATGTTAAGAGATTACGGTTACAATGGAACTCTAAGTATGGAGTGCGAGGGTATGGGTGGACCACTGATTGAAAGATCGCTTCAATGGTTGAGAAAAACACTTGAGGAGCTTGGCATTGAAGAAGAGAAGTGA